The Sodalis praecaptivus genome includes a region encoding these proteins:
- the phnD gene encoding phosphonate ABC transporter substrate-binding protein, whose product MKTLVTFAALMGGILMFTAARAETPKQLNLGILGGQNATQQIGDNQCVKTFFDKELGTDTQLRNSSDYSGVIQGLLGGKVDMVLSMSPSSFASVYLKDPQAVDIVGIATDDTDKSTGYHSVVIVKADSPYKKLEDLKGKSFGLADPDSTSGYLIPNQTFHKMFGGSADDKYNGFFSSVTFSGGHEQDILGVLNGQFEGAVTWASMIGDYNTGYTSGAFGRLMRMDHPDLMKQIRIIWESPLIPNGPILVSNKLPADFKTKLIAAIHKLDTEDHGCFVKAMGGAQHITPASVKDYDNIIALKRELMKGGR is encoded by the coding sequence ATGAAAACACTCGTAACGTTCGCCGCGCTCATGGGCGGAATATTGATGTTCACCGCCGCTCGGGCCGAAACGCCAAAACAATTGAATCTGGGTATTCTGGGCGGTCAAAATGCGACACAGCAAATTGGCGATAACCAATGCGTGAAGACCTTTTTTGATAAAGAGCTGGGCACCGATACGCAATTACGTAATTCGTCCGACTATTCAGGGGTCATTCAGGGCCTACTGGGCGGCAAAGTTGATATGGTATTGAGCATGTCGCCGTCCTCCTTTGCGTCGGTCTATTTAAAAGATCCGCAGGCGGTGGATATTGTCGGTATCGCGACAGACGATACCGATAAGTCTACGGGTTACCACTCGGTCGTTATCGTCAAAGCGGATAGCCCCTATAAAAAATTGGAAGACCTGAAAGGAAAATCGTTCGGCTTGGCGGATCCCGATTCGACCTCGGGTTATCTCATCCCCAACCAGACTTTCCATAAAATGTTTGGCGGTAGCGCCGATGACAAATATAACGGCTTTTTCTCGAGCGTGACCTTTTCTGGCGGGCATGAGCAGGACATTCTGGGCGTGTTGAACGGGCAGTTTGAGGGCGCGGTAACCTGGGCTTCCATGATTGGTGATTACAATACCGGTTACACCAGCGGCGCCTTTGGTCGTCTGATGCGTATGGACCATCCCGATCTGATGAAACAGATCCGCATCATTTGGGAATCGCCGCTGATTCCCAATGGTCCCATTTTGGTGAGCAATAAGCTGCCTGCGGACTTCAAAACCAAATTGATCGCCGCTATTCACAAATTGGACACCGAGGATCACGGGTGTTTCGTGAAGGCGATGGGCGGTGCCCAGCACATCACGCCGGCGTCCGTGAAGGATTACGACAATATTATTGCGCTCAAGCGCGAGCTGATGAAAGGCGGTCGCTGA
- a CDS encoding ornithine cyclodeaminase family protein, which yields MLFFTNDDINAVLTMRDCIDTFEQTYRDVAAGHAVNGRRSDMITTTAHPNAVYQLKMVGAVVPRYAVGAIRINSDILSFPVIQGKARKVKVPAASGNRWVGLVMLFDTATGAPLALFPDGVMQRMRVGATSGLGVRYLARPDARRAAILGSGWQAGAQAQALAATRDVERLVVYSPDVARRTAFAGELERQLMLPVQPAASAEQAVKDADIVLCATNSLQPVLSPQWLRPGMHVGSLRVGEIDTRTLTAFDRVVVHDRGNMRDDHLVVAEGIDHREKTSPLPTTLAAAPSLAELVSGRAAGRTGDGELTAFLNYHGLGYQFAAAGALLLEKARVAGRGRELPDEWFTQDVHS from the coding sequence ATGCTGTTTTTTACCAATGACGATATCAACGCCGTGCTGACGATGCGCGACTGTATTGATACGTTTGAACAAACTTACCGCGACGTGGCGGCAGGGCACGCCGTGAACGGCCGTCGTTCGGACATGATCACCACCACCGCGCATCCAAATGCGGTGTATCAATTAAAAATGGTGGGAGCGGTGGTACCGCGTTATGCCGTCGGCGCTATTCGTATTAATTCCGATATTTTGTCCTTCCCGGTGATTCAGGGGAAGGCGCGCAAAGTTAAAGTGCCCGCGGCGTCGGGAAATCGCTGGGTGGGGCTGGTGATGCTGTTCGATACCGCCACCGGCGCGCCGCTGGCGCTGTTTCCAGATGGCGTGATGCAGCGTATGCGGGTTGGGGCGACAAGCGGCTTGGGGGTGCGTTACCTGGCGCGACCGGACGCGCGCCGCGCTGCCATTCTCGGCAGCGGCTGGCAGGCGGGTGCCCAGGCGCAGGCGCTGGCGGCGACGCGTGATGTTGAACGGCTGGTGGTATACAGCCCCGATGTTGCAAGACGTACCGCCTTTGCCGGCGAGCTTGAGCGCCAGTTAATGCTTCCCGTTCAGCCCGCGGCAAGCGCCGAGCAGGCGGTGAAGGACGCGGATATTGTACTGTGCGCCACCAATAGCCTGCAACCGGTGTTGTCGCCGCAGTGGCTGCGTCCCGGCATGCATGTCGGTTCCCTGCGCGTGGGGGAAATAGATACCCGAACGCTGACGGCATTTGATCGGGTTGTGGTCCACGATCGCGGCAATATGCGTGACGATCACCTGGTGGTGGCGGAGGGTATTGACCACCGGGAAAAAACGTCGCCGCTACCCACTACCCTGGCGGCAGCGCCTTCGCTGGCCGAACTGGTGTCGGGCCGGGCGGCGGGGCGTACGGGAGACGGCGAATTGACCGCTTTTCTCAATTACCACGGGCTGGGGTATCAGTTTGCCGCCGCCGGGGCGCTGCTATTGGAGAAAGCCCGCGTTGCCGGCCGTGGCCGCGAACTGCCCGATGAGTGGTTTACCCAGGATGTGCATTCCTGA
- the phnN gene encoding ribose 1,5-bisphosphokinase, producing MARLIWLMGASGAGKDTLLHMLRASAPPGLLVAHRYITRAADAGGENHIALSEAEFHRRQKAGLFAIHWQAHRQHYALGIEIDLWLDRGQDVVVNGSRLHLPALTPRYAGRLLPVCLTVSRPVLAQRLRQRGREDETAINARLTRADTSIPPGCYQINNDGPLDDTLTAFHYVLEQSRCN from the coding sequence ATGGCCCGGCTCATCTGGCTGATGGGCGCATCCGGCGCCGGCAAAGACACGCTATTGCACATGTTGCGCGCTAGCGCGCCGCCGGGACTGTTGGTGGCGCACCGCTATATTACCCGCGCGGCGGATGCCGGCGGGGAGAACCACATCGCATTGAGCGAAGCGGAATTCCACCGCCGCCAAAAGGCGGGATTATTTGCCATTCACTGGCAGGCGCACCGGCAGCATTATGCGCTGGGGATTGAGATTGATCTCTGGCTCGACCGTGGCCAAGACGTTGTGGTAAATGGTTCGCGTCTGCATCTGCCGGCGCTGACGCCCCGCTATGCTGGCCGGCTGCTGCCGGTCTGCCTCACGGTCTCGCGGCCGGTACTGGCGCAGCGCCTGCGTCAGCGCGGGCGTGAAGATGAGACGGCCATTAACGCGCGGCTGACGAGAGCGGATACCTCGATACCGCCAGGGTGTTATCAGATCAACAATGATGGGCCGCTTGACGACACCCTGACGGCGTTCCACTACGTATTGGAGCAAAGTCGATGCAACTGA
- a CDS encoding MmgE/PrpD family protein, translated as MSVRNVNVALPAPGGALAEQIAAVLTRPWPVTAGAAETAVNDLLDMAGLCIAARRSDYITALVNTEDQAGDCTAFGHPGGFSAAGAALINGTATHGEDFDDTLEGAPIRVGAMVLPAVLAAAERHHRTGTDALRGIIAGLEMVCRFNHVVPGAIHKAGFHPVGVIGVLGATAGAGVALGLNAQQLTDAFGIAGSFASGLGEFLSEGAWTKRLHPGWAAQSGYRAALLGQAGFNGPRTIFEGPRNLFRVFGRDAAPDYAPLLAGLGEQWRMERIAFKPYACGTMIHPYIDCILQLRREGIQAQHIVAIECDTAEGLVDRLWEPLAAKQRPTSGYAAKFSMPFAMAVAFYEGDAGLAQFTDVKVTQRAVLDLASRIHYRIDPHNDYPRNYSGHLRVTMTDGTVREWHQGHFRGGVREPLTRAELIAKFNSNIAWGGLSPEAGEQLRQFCLTLPEVADMQTLVRLRQQV; from the coding sequence ATGTCCGTGCGCAATGTTAACGTCGCACTCCCTGCTCCCGGCGGCGCGCTGGCGGAGCAAATCGCCGCCGTGCTGACCCGACCGTGGCCCGTGACCGCCGGCGCGGCCGAAACGGCCGTGAATGACCTGCTGGATATGGCGGGCCTGTGCATCGCCGCACGCCGCAGCGATTACATAACGGCGCTGGTCAACACCGAAGATCAGGCGGGGGACTGTACCGCCTTCGGCCACCCGGGCGGTTTCTCCGCCGCCGGCGCGGCGCTTATCAACGGCACCGCCACCCACGGCGAGGACTTTGACGATACGCTCGAAGGCGCACCTATTCGCGTGGGCGCGATGGTATTACCGGCGGTGCTGGCCGCGGCGGAACGGCACCACCGAACGGGGACGGATGCGCTGCGCGGCATCATCGCCGGATTGGAGATGGTGTGCCGTTTTAATCATGTGGTACCCGGCGCAATCCACAAAGCGGGCTTTCATCCGGTCGGCGTGATAGGCGTGCTAGGCGCCACCGCCGGAGCGGGCGTGGCGCTAGGTCTGAATGCGCAACAACTGACCGATGCCTTTGGTATCGCCGGCAGTTTCGCTTCTGGTCTGGGAGAATTTTTGAGCGAAGGCGCCTGGACCAAGCGCCTGCATCCCGGCTGGGCGGCGCAATCGGGATATCGGGCGGCGCTGCTGGGGCAAGCGGGCTTTAATGGACCGCGCACCATCTTCGAGGGTCCGCGCAACCTGTTCCGGGTTTTTGGACGTGATGCCGCGCCGGATTACGCCCCCCTACTGGCGGGTCTTGGCGAGCAATGGCGCATGGAGCGCATCGCGTTTAAGCCTTATGCCTGCGGTACCATGATACATCCGTATATCGACTGCATATTACAGCTGCGCCGCGAAGGCATTCAGGCGCAGCACATCGTCGCTATCGAATGCGATACCGCTGAAGGGTTGGTGGATCGCCTTTGGGAACCCTTGGCGGCCAAGCAACGACCCACCTCCGGCTATGCCGCCAAGTTCAGTATGCCATTCGCCATGGCAGTTGCCTTTTACGAGGGTGACGCCGGGCTGGCGCAATTCACTGACGTGAAAGTGACGCAGCGGGCGGTGCTGGACCTGGCGAGCAGAATTCACTATCGGATCGATCCGCACAATGATTACCCGCGTAATTACAGCGGCCACCTGCGGGTGACAATGACCGATGGCACCGTGCGCGAATGGCATCAGGGCCACTTTCGCGGCGGGGTTCGCGAGCCGCTGACTCGCGCCGAACTTATTGCCAAATTCAACAGCAATATCGCCTGGGGCGGCCTATCCCCGGAAGCGGGCGAGCAACTACGCCAATTTTGTCTTACGCTTCCCGAGGTGGCGGATATGCAAACGCTGGTGCGGCTCCGTCAGCAGGTTTGA
- the phnE gene encoding phosphonate ABC transporter, permease protein PhnE has product MIVAAESSQIASMRRQHLALFAVQGRYLRRVGLIALAVALYYAFFFWRFGISWAQFDKGIFDVARYFLRMFVWRDVANWPLGYYVTQIFITLAIVFAGTLTATAVALPLSFLAARNVMAEVKMRPVAVAMRRLLDVMRGIDMAIWGLIFVRAVGLGPLAGVLAIVMQDIGLLGKLYAEGHEAVERSPGRGLTAVGAGALQKHRFGIFTQSFPTLLALSLYQMESNTRSAAVLGFVGAGGVGLVYAENMRLWNWDVVMFITLILVAVVMTMDAMSSRLRKRYIAGQPIPLYASQTEPGAQ; this is encoded by the coding sequence ATGATTGTCGCCGCAGAATCGTCACAAATCGCATCAATGCGCCGTCAGCATCTGGCGCTATTTGCCGTGCAGGGCAGGTATTTACGGCGCGTGGGCCTGATTGCATTAGCGGTGGCGCTCTATTATGCGTTCTTTTTCTGGCGTTTTGGCATCAGTTGGGCACAGTTTGATAAAGGCATCTTCGATGTGGCCCGTTATTTCCTGCGGATGTTTGTCTGGCGGGACGTAGCAAATTGGCCGCTTGGCTACTATGTCACGCAGATCTTTATCACCCTCGCTATTGTCTTTGCCGGCACGCTGACCGCGACGGCGGTGGCGCTGCCGCTTTCGTTTCTGGCGGCGCGCAACGTCATGGCGGAAGTCAAGATGCGTCCAGTGGCCGTGGCGATGCGCCGTCTGCTGGATGTGATGCGTGGGATTGATATGGCCATTTGGGGGCTGATTTTTGTTCGCGCGGTGGGACTCGGCCCGCTGGCGGGGGTGTTGGCGATCGTCATGCAGGATATTGGCCTATTGGGCAAACTCTATGCGGAGGGGCATGAAGCGGTGGAGCGATCGCCGGGGAGGGGGTTGACGGCGGTGGGTGCCGGCGCGCTGCAAAAGCATCGCTTTGGTATTTTCACGCAATCCTTCCCGACCCTGCTCGCATTGAGTCTGTACCAGATGGAATCAAATACCCGTTCAGCCGCGGTGCTGGGTTTTGTCGGCGCCGGCGGCGTGGGGTTGGTGTATGCTGAAAATATGCGTTTGTGGAATTGGGACGTGGTGATGTTTATTACGCTGATTCTGGTGGCGGTGGTGATGACGATGGACGCCATGTCCTCCCGCTTGCGCAAGCGCTATATTGCCGGCCAGCCGATTCCCCTCTATGCCTCACAGACGGAACCCGGGGCGCAATAG
- the phnC gene encoding phosphonate ABC transporter ATP-binding protein, with product MAQAILRPVPAEQAMPAWSLKKKVLAVKGLAKAYNAHARVLDEIHFDLHAGEMVAIIGRSGAGKSTLLHTLNGTITATAGQIIHLRDDGSQQDILTLSPRQMRQWRSECGMIFQDFCLVPRLDVLTNVLLGRLSQTATLKSFFKVFTDEDRARTIGLLEWLNMLPQALQRAETLSGGQMQRVAICRALMQNPKILLADEPVASLDPKNTHRIMDVLRQVSENGISVMVNLHSVELVKTYCTRAIGIVKGRIVFDGHPSELNENILHTLYGEDIIQLN from the coding sequence ATGGCACAGGCAATTTTACGACCCGTCCCCGCCGAGCAGGCCATGCCGGCGTGGTCACTGAAAAAAAAGGTGCTGGCGGTAAAAGGATTGGCCAAAGCCTATAACGCCCACGCGCGGGTATTGGACGAAATCCATTTTGATCTGCACGCCGGCGAGATGGTGGCGATCATCGGTCGCTCCGGCGCGGGCAAATCCACGCTGCTGCATACGCTCAACGGAACCATTACGGCGACGGCGGGGCAGATCATTCATCTGCGCGACGATGGCAGCCAACAGGATATTCTCACCCTCAGCCCCCGGCAGATGCGCCAGTGGCGCAGCGAGTGCGGCATGATTTTTCAGGACTTCTGTCTGGTTCCCCGCCTCGACGTGCTCACCAATGTCTTGCTGGGCCGCCTCAGCCAAACCGCCACGCTGAAGTCCTTTTTCAAGGTTTTCACCGATGAGGATCGCGCCCGCACCATAGGCCTGCTGGAGTGGCTAAACATGTTGCCGCAGGCGCTGCAACGCGCGGAGACCCTTTCCGGCGGCCAGATGCAGCGCGTGGCTATCTGCCGCGCGTTGATGCAAAACCCAAAAATATTGCTGGCGGACGAACCGGTGGCCTCGCTGGATCCGAAAAACACCCATCGCATTATGGACGTGCTGCGCCAGGTGAGTGAAAACGGCATTAGCGTGATGGTCAACCTCCATTCCGTCGAACTGGTGAAAACCTACTGCACGCGCGCCATTGGTATTGTAAAAGGCCGCATCGTGTTCGACGGTCATCCTTCCGAGCTTAACGAAAACATTCTTCATACCCTGTATGGCGAAGACATCATCCAACTTAACTAA
- a CDS encoding ABC transporter ATP-binding protein — protein sequence MTAVLAPSRDVEHIPLARLALHGLAKSMGDHRAVAGIDLTIAPGERLVLLGPSGCGKTTTLRMVAGFLKPDAGEIHLNGRLAASARFMLPPEKRQLGMMFQNYAIWPHKTVFNNVAYGLQIAGLAREEVARRVNRMLAVVNLSGYAERKPADLSGGQQQRVALARALVTEPSLLLLDEPLSNLDAAMRQVLRGELRALQARMGVAMLHVTHDQEEALVLADRIVVMNAGRIEQTGTPQAIWQRPQSEFVARFIGKANILTGKVIEVDARQPRVKVERAGLRFWARVDERSPRAAWIGTSRRLMIRPQDFVVRDDGVALPVTHSVFLGNHYDMTLQWDGEPVSAEFRDAPAHPGRLTVAVEDDRAWVLP from the coding sequence TTGACTGCGGTATTAGCCCCTTCACGGGATGTTGAGCACATCCCGCTCGCACGGCTGGCGTTACATGGGCTGGCCAAATCCATGGGCGATCATCGTGCCGTAGCGGGTATCGATCTGACCATTGCCCCCGGTGAACGCTTAGTTCTGCTGGGACCGAGCGGTTGCGGTAAAACTACCACGTTGCGGATGGTAGCCGGTTTTCTCAAGCCGGACGCGGGCGAAATTCATCTCAACGGCCGTTTGGCGGCCAGCGCGCGTTTTATGCTGCCGCCCGAAAAACGGCAACTGGGTATGATGTTTCAAAACTATGCGATCTGGCCGCATAAGACCGTTTTTAATAATGTGGCTTATGGCCTGCAAATCGCGGGCCTGGCTCGCGAGGAGGTCGCGCGGCGCGTCAACCGCATGCTGGCGGTGGTCAATCTGAGCGGCTATGCCGAGCGTAAGCCGGCGGATCTGAGCGGCGGCCAGCAGCAGCGGGTGGCGCTGGCGCGCGCGTTGGTCACGGAACCCTCGTTGCTGCTGCTGGATGAACCACTGTCGAATCTTGATGCGGCCATGCGCCAGGTGCTGCGTGGGGAATTGCGGGCGTTGCAGGCGCGCATGGGCGTTGCGATGTTACACGTCACCCATGATCAGGAAGAGGCGCTGGTGCTGGCGGACCGCATTGTGGTGATGAACGCCGGCCGGATTGAGCAAACCGGCACGCCGCAGGCGATCTGGCAGCGGCCGCAAAGTGAATTCGTCGCTCGCTTTATCGGTAAAGCCAATATCTTAACGGGCAAAGTCATTGAGGTGGATGCCCGCCAACCGCGCGTGAAAGTAGAACGGGCGGGGTTGCGCTTTTGGGCCCGGGTGGACGAGCGTAGCCCGCGCGCCGCCTGGATCGGCACGTCGCGGCGCCTGATGATCCGCCCGCAGGATTTCGTCGTGCGTGACGACGGCGTCGCATTGCCGGTGACCCATAGCGTGTTCCTCGGCAACCATTATGATATGACGCTGCAATGGGACGGCGAGCCGGTATCGGCGGAGTTTCGCGATGCCCCCGCGCACCCGGGACGACTGACGGTGGCGGTGGAAGACGATCGTGCTTGGGTGCTGCCATGA
- the phnP gene encoding phosphonate metabolism protein PhnP, translating to MQLTFLGTGDVQQVPVFGCDCAACLRARQQPALRRTATSALIRCDDDLILLDAGQTHLEQRFAPGEITRILLTHYHMDHVQGLFALRWGRGQRIPVYGPPDEQGCDDLYRHPGLLHFEPFLTPFVPLTWGALTLTPVPLIHSKITYGYLIRYRDQQLAYLTDTVGLPDETAEFLQRQPLTMVVLDCSYAPREAMPRNHNDITRALGIHARLRPQRTWLTHISHEVDNWLMRHALPAGVHAASDGLTLTLA from the coding sequence ATGCAACTGACGTTTCTCGGGACCGGCGATGTGCAGCAAGTGCCGGTATTTGGCTGTGATTGCGCGGCCTGCCTGCGCGCCCGGCAACAACCGGCGCTGCGCCGCACCGCTACCAGCGCACTGATTCGCTGTGATGACGACCTGATCTTACTGGATGCCGGCCAGACCCATCTTGAGCAGCGATTCGCGCCGGGGGAGATCACGCGCATCCTGCTAACGCACTATCATATGGATCATGTGCAGGGGCTGTTTGCGCTGCGCTGGGGGAGAGGTCAACGCATCCCGGTTTATGGACCTCCAGACGAGCAAGGGTGTGACGATCTCTACCGCCATCCCGGACTGTTGCACTTCGAGCCCTTCCTGACGCCGTTTGTACCGCTGACGTGGGGAGCGCTTACCCTGACGCCCGTCCCGCTAATCCATTCAAAGATCACTTACGGTTATCTCATCCGTTATCGCGATCAACAGCTGGCTTATCTTACCGACACGGTGGGATTACCGGATGAGACCGCCGAGTTTTTACAGCGGCAGCCGCTGACAATGGTGGTGCTGGACTGTAGCTACGCGCCGCGCGAAGCGATGCCGCGTAATCATAACGATATCACGCGCGCATTGGGCATTCATGCAAGGCTGCGACCGCAGCGCACCTGGCTGACGCATATCAGCCATGAAGTGGATAACTGGCTGATGCGTCATGCTTTACCTGCGGGCGTCCACGCCGCTTCCGACGGGCTGACGCTTACGTTGGCATAA
- the phnM gene encoding alpha-D-ribose 1-methylphosphonate 5-triphosphate diphosphatase, producing the protein MIINNVQLILKDEVVKGSLSVQQGVIQAFSDTGSQLPQAIDGEGGWLMPGMVELHTDNLDKFFTPRPKVDWPAHSAMSSHDALMISSGITTVLDAIGVGDVRDGGHRMENLAKMLQAIRYSNRHGLNRADHLVHLRCELPHDSTLGLFEQLKTLEELALVSLMDHSPGQRQYVSLEKYRDYFQGKYGLSEAQMIAFEHEQLALAERWSQPNRLAIAALCRAQGIPVASHDDATEAHVDESHAVGSVIAEFPTTLEAATASRQRAMKVLMGAPNIVRGGSHSGNVAAAELAAHGLLDILSSDYYPASQLDAAFRIAFAEDNPYDLPAAVALVTRNPAQAIGLEDRGVVAEGKRADLLLVKAHRQHVHVQRVWAQGRAVY; encoded by the coding sequence ATGATCATCAATAATGTCCAGCTGATACTGAAAGATGAGGTCGTCAAAGGCTCGTTATCGGTCCAACAGGGCGTGATACAGGCGTTTTCGGATACCGGCAGTCAACTTCCGCAGGCCATCGATGGCGAAGGCGGCTGGCTAATGCCGGGAATGGTGGAACTGCACACCGATAATCTGGATAAATTTTTCACCCCGCGGCCGAAGGTAGACTGGCCGGCCCATTCGGCGATGAGCAGTCACGATGCGCTGATGATTTCAAGCGGCATCACCACGGTGCTCGATGCCATTGGCGTCGGCGATGTGCGCGACGGCGGTCATCGTATGGAAAATCTGGCAAAAATGCTTCAAGCGATCCGCTATAGCAACCGGCACGGCCTGAATCGCGCTGACCATTTGGTGCATCTGCGCTGTGAATTGCCCCATGACTCCACGCTCGGGCTGTTTGAACAGTTGAAAACGCTGGAGGAGCTGGCCCTGGTTTCGCTGATGGATCACTCGCCGGGGCAGCGGCAGTATGTGTCGCTTGAGAAATATCGCGACTATTTTCAGGGGAAGTACGGCCTGAGCGAGGCGCAGATGATCGCTTTTGAACACGAGCAATTGGCGCTGGCCGAACGTTGGTCGCAGCCTAACCGCCTGGCGATTGCCGCATTGTGCCGGGCGCAAGGCATTCCGGTCGCCAGCCATGACGACGCCACCGAGGCCCATGTGGATGAATCCCATGCGGTGGGCAGCGTGATAGCGGAATTCCCCACCACCCTGGAGGCGGCGACGGCGTCGCGCCAACGCGCCATGAAAGTGTTAATGGGCGCGCCAAACATCGTGCGCGGCGGATCGCATTCCGGTAACGTTGCCGCCGCCGAGCTCGCCGCCCACGGGCTGCTGGACATACTTTCCTCAGATTACTACCCGGCCAGCCAGTTGGATGCCGCATTCCGCATCGCCTTCGCCGAGGATAATCCTTACGATCTGCCGGCCGCCGTTGCGCTGGTGACGCGCAATCCGGCGCAAGCGATTGGGCTTGAGGATCGCGGTGTGGTGGCCGAAGGCAAGCGAGCCGACCTGCTGCTGGTGAAGGCTCATCGGCAACATGTGCATGTGCAACGCGTCTGGGCGCAGGGGCGGGCGGTTTATTGA
- the phnE gene encoding phosphonate ABC transporter, permease protein PhnE: MSHAHFERYYQQIRGRQKRDAILSSLVLLALYVIAGHYAEFSVAVVWKAIPHLFDYLGETLPVLHWPLLFADGHTEGSLAYWGYRLHYQLPLVWETLNLALAATVLSVAIATVLSFLTAGNTGSHPIVRFSVRAIVAFMRTMPELAWAVMFVMAFGVGVFPGFVALALHTVGSLTKLFYESLESASYKPVRGLAACGASRWQCMRFGLWPQVKPAFLSYSFMRLEINFRQSTILGLVGAGGIGQELINNIKLDRYDQVSLTLLLIIVVVALLDNVSGMIRKRVVEGRQ; this comes from the coding sequence ATGTCCCACGCACATTTTGAGCGCTACTATCAGCAGATCCGCGGTAGGCAGAAACGCGACGCGATTTTAAGCTCGCTTGTCCTTCTCGCGCTCTATGTCATCGCCGGTCATTATGCCGAATTCAGCGTCGCGGTAGTCTGGAAGGCGATTCCGCATCTGTTTGACTATCTCGGTGAAACGTTGCCGGTATTACATTGGCCTTTGCTGTTTGCCGACGGCCATACCGAAGGCTCGCTGGCGTATTGGGGTTATCGCCTGCACTACCAATTGCCGTTGGTGTGGGAAACGCTGAATCTGGCCCTCGCCGCCACGGTGTTGTCGGTCGCTATCGCCACCGTTCTGTCATTTTTGACGGCGGGCAATACCGGCTCGCATCCCATCGTGCGGTTTAGCGTGCGCGCGATCGTGGCGTTTATGCGCACAATGCCGGAACTGGCCTGGGCGGTGATGTTTGTGATGGCGTTCGGCGTGGGCGTTTTCCCAGGGTTTGTCGCGCTGGCGCTGCATACCGTGGGCAGTTTAACCAAGTTGTTTTATGAATCATTGGAAAGCGCGTCGTATAAGCCCGTGCGCGGTTTGGCCGCTTGCGGCGCCAGCCGTTGGCAATGCATGCGTTTTGGTCTTTGGCCGCAGGTGAAGCCGGCTTTTCTGTCTTACAGCTTCATGCGCCTGGAAATCAATTTCCGCCAATCCACCATTCTCGGTCTGGTCGGGGCGGGGGGGATAGGACAGGAGCTTATCAATAATATTAAGCTGGACCGCTACGATCAGGTGAGTCTCACCCTGCTGCTGATTATCGTGGTGGTGGCATTGCTGGACAACGTTTCCGGTATGATCCGTAAACGGGTGGTGGAGGGGAGGCAATGA